In the Pungitius pungitius chromosome 5, fPunPun2.1, whole genome shotgun sequence genome, one interval contains:
- the b3galt8 gene encoding beta-1,3-galactosyltransferase 2 codes for MRRRSLWRLVKLVAAALALVLSAHILLSGLTYGKHPPKPSLLPAEEYRLISPETYEYVLKRPAACADRTGPPFLVLMVPVAPAEAAAREAVRKTWGAPSEDTLTLFFVGLPEGGRGSRVQALLEEESSARADIIQMNFQDSYQNLTVKTMMMMSWLATHCPNASYAMKVDTDVFVNVFYLLRRLRGSPGRDFITGSVISDGRPRRSRDSKWHLSEEVYPEDSFPPYVSGAGYVFSADLAPRISWASRFVRPIPLEDVYVGLCLRVLAVRPVYSLGLPTFRSLFEVRRLQYDRCAFARLVLANGFKPSQLLHMWRDFTRDPSGC; via the coding sequence ATGAGGAGACGTTCTCTGTGGAGGTTAGTGAAGCTGGTCGCCGCTGCGCTCGCGCTCGTCCTGTCCGCGCACATTTTACTCAGCGGTCTGACGTATGGAAAACATCCGCCGAAGCCGAGTCTCCTTCCAGCGGAGGAATATCGGCTCATTTCTCCTGAAACATACGAGTATGTTCTCAAACGGCCGGCGGCGTGCGCGGACCGAACCGGACCCCCCTTCCTGGTACTAATGGTCCCGGTTGCCCCTGCGGAGGCCGCTGCCAGGGAAGCAGTCAGAAAAACGTGGGGGGCTCCGAGTGAAGACACCCTCACCCTGTTCTTCGTGGGGCTCcccgagggggggcggggctcgcGCGTTCAGGCCCTGctagaggaggagagcagcgcgCGCGCTGACATCATCCAGATGAACTTCCAGGACAGTTACCAGAACCTGACCGTCAAgaccatgatgatgatgagctggCTGGCCACGCACTGCCCGAACGCCTCCTACGCCATGAAGGTGGACACCGACGTCTTCGTGAACGTCTTCTACCTCCTTAGAAGACTGAGGGGCTCCCCCGGGCGGGACTTCATCACGGGGTCGGTGATCAGCGACGGCAGACCGCGGAGGAGCCGCGACAGCAAGTGGCACTTGTCGGAGGAGGTGTACCCGGAGGACAGCTTCCCGCCGTACGTGTCCGGGGCAGGTTACGTCTTCTCTGCCGACCTGGCCCCCAGGATCTCCTGGGCGTCCCGGTTCGTGAGGCCGATCCCCCTGGAGGACGTGTACGTGGGGCTGTGTCTGCGCGTGCTGGCCGTGCGTCCCGTGTACTCCCTCGGCCTGCCGACCTTCAGGAGCCTGTTCGAAGTCCGGCGGCTGCAGTACGACAGGTGCGCGTTCGCGCGACTAGTGCTCGCCAACGGGTTTAAGCCGTCCCAGCTGCTGCACATGTGGCGGGACTTCACCCGAGACCCGAGCGGCTGCTGA